In Naumovozyma castellii chromosome 1, complete genome, one DNA window encodes the following:
- the NCAS0A12140 gene encoding putative aminopeptidase (ancestral locus Anc_5.517), translating to MKLLSVLTVTLTAIPIVTAFPFEEFRVLEVGEGQRISVRESEKLSLLQKGIKFIDITKYDKAEQQSRSLFSFFNKKAPVPVVPVYDYPTNVSHEEIVKSLTANIDKKSMHDNLAKFTSFYTRYYKSETGFESAEWLSSKISELTSKLPEEKYEIEHIDHKDWKQYSIIVRFTGSETPENIIVMGSHQDSINLLLPSILPAPGADDNGSGTVTNLEALRLYVDHYLSTGETPRNTVEFHFYSAEEGGLLGSLDIFTQYATLQKKVVAMLQQDMTGYVSDPEDEHVGVVMDYTTSELTEFIKLIIDSYLDIPYVETTCGYACSDHGSATKNGFPGSFVIESEFKKTNKYIHSTMDTLDRLSFEHMAEHVKIVIGSIIELGNWSFE from the coding sequence ATGAAGCTATTATCTGTCTTAACGGTAACACTAACTGCGATTCCAATCGTAACGGCATTCCCCTTCGAAGAGTTCAGAGTCTTAGAAGTTGGCGAAGGTCAGAGAATATCAGTCAGAGAGTCAGAAAAACTCTCCTTATTGCAAAAAGGtatcaaattcatcgaTATCACCAAATATGATAAAGCTGAACAACAATCGCGTTCTTTATTCTCTTTTTTCAACAAGAAAGCACCAGTCCCAGTTGTCCCAGTATACGACTATCCTACCAATGTCTCTCACGAAGAAATCGTCAAATCCTTGACTGCAAACATTGATAAAAAGTCAATGCACGACAACTTAGCTAAATTCACCAGTTTTTACACTCGTTATTATAAATCAGAGACAGGGTTTGAATCCGCCGAATGGTTATCCAGTAAGATTTCAGAATTAACTTCCAAGTTGcctgaagaaaaatacgAAATTGAACACATAGACCATAAGGATTGGAAGCAGTACTCCATCATTGTTAGGTTTACAGGATCTGAAACTCCAGAAAACATTATTGTAATGGGCTCCCATCAGGATTCCATCAATTTACTATTGCCTTCAATATTACCTGCTCCAGGTGCTGATGACAATGGTTCTGGTACCGTGACGAATCTTGAAGCATTGAGATTATATGTTGACCATTATTTGTCTACTGGTGAAACTCCACGTAATACTGTCGAATTCCACTTTTATTCCGCCGAGGAAGGTGGTCTTCTAGGCTCTCTTGACATATTCACTCAGTACGCAACTTTACAGAAAAAAGTAGTCGCCATGTTACAGCAAGACATGACGGGATATGTTTCTGATCCTGAAGACGAACACGTTGGTGTTGTTATGGATTACACTACCTCTGAATTAACAGAATTCATTAAACTAATAATCGATTCTTATTTGGATATTCCATACGTGGAAACTACTTGTGGTTACGCCTGTAGTGATCATGGAAGTGCTACCAAAAATGGATTCCCAGGTTCATTTGTTATTGAAAGTGAGTTCAAAAAGactaataaatatattcacAGCACAATGGACACTTTGGATAGGTTGAGTTTTGAGCATATGGCAGAACACGTTAAGATTGTGATTGGATCAATAATTGAATTGGGAAACTGGTCCTTTGAATGA
- the VMA8 gene encoding H(+)-transporting V1 sector ATPase subunit D (ancestral locus Anc_5.518) — translation MSGTREQVFPTRMTLGLMKTKLKGANQGYSLLKRKSEALTKRFRDITKRIDDAKQKMGRVMQTAAFSLAEVSYATGENIGYQVQESVLNARFKVRARQENVSGVYLPQFESFVDPEINDFKLTGLGRGGQQVQRAKEIYSKAVETLVELASLQTAFIILDEVIKVTNRRVNAIEHVIIPRTENTIAYINSELDELDREEFYRLKKVQEKKQQETARLDAEMKAKRLEEERLSNENKESGNNEPLPESSVPISTEVLVAEQEDDVIF, via the coding sequence ATGTCTGGTACTAGAGAGCAAGTGTTTCCTACGCGTATGACGCTGGGTTTAATGAAAACGAAGTTGAAAGGTGCCAATCAAGGCTATTCACTATTAAAGAGGAAGTCAGAAGCATTGACCAAGAGGTTCCGTGATATTACAAAGAGAATTGACGATGCCAAGCAGAAGATGGGGAGAGTTATGCAAACTGCTGCGTTCTCGTTAGCTGAAGTTTCCTATGCTACAGGTGAAAATATCGGGTATCAAGTTCAAGAGAGTGTGTTGAATGCCAGATTCAAAGTTAGAGCTCGTCAAGAGAATGTTAGTGGTGTTTATTTACCCCAATTTGAATCATTTGTCGATCCAGAAATTAACGATTTCAAACTAACAGGGTTGGGACGTGGTGGTCAACAAGTGCAGAGAGCTAAAGAGATCTATTCCAAAGCCGTAGAAACGTTAGTTGAATTGGCATCTTTACAGACAgcatttattattttagATGAAGTTATTAAAGTCACCAATAGAAGAGTGAATGCTATAGAACACGTCATTATTCCAAGAACTGAAAACACCATTGCTTACATTAATAGTGAATTGGATGAACTGGATAGAGAGGAGTTTTATagattgaagaaggtgcaagagaagaaacaacAGGAGACGGCAAGACTAGATGCCGAAATGAAAGCGAAGAGATTAGAGGAAGAAAGATTAAGCAacgaaaataaagaatctGGGAACAATGAACCATTACCCGAATCTAGCGTACCAATATCAACGGAAGTGTTAGTAGCAGAACAGGAAGATGACGTTATATTTTAG
- the SYF1 gene encoding mRNA splicing protein SYF1 (ancestral locus Anc_5.519), producing the protein MVLQDDYDLGKDNQEFWNMSELIDRYIKDEEDVAFEYELQGTPQSLLTWKRYLEHWKQQGRPSEHIEWLYERSCLQFKDNQDVWEEYLKWLLQNWKDTHETTASDYWRIANVFKRCINAANGKPFLNVSLLFLEFAMEQRDLKLILDTFDMTLKNVKTNDQGKLWNLILKFVNEKLLSLTFAESSLDDLDDNQNDQLFLIIYQAVFVSSNVTNELNDEANIWASHLLERFIQVCNEKSINMVLSYFYRTQDHKRIKRVYEKYLISKSKKSSSWLPNPKLPYQLNINYLNTLEALHRDKEYEAFMGEMRKIFPEESTNLIIILCSHYVKRAEFQKFEKFISESLTTTISLKDFTTIFNFQINVEQILIETVVNELKDNEDLKDDEKWNNLLNEHLKIFQNLVDTRKLKTNDLKLRQDPNNVSTWQERVSLFKSNKRKCEIFTEAILAIDPLKVSVPGSFGNLWCDYAQIYWDAGNYDVAREIYDRALKVPFPFLDDLTNIWTEWVEKELDLEGIEKPIQLLEHALEAPEHPTVVIERFKNGHGKVPAQTVVFNSSKLWSIYIDLLETLALSEEGDEMAVAKVIKAYEQTIKLKVITPLRFINYSHFLQHHNMIMESYQIYERAIPLFTAETQYELWNIYLAEVVNPLSPLSKEHIRELFEHAIRTLLPFGIDCKSIFILYSDFEEKQGLLKRSVDILWKGAQTNGQGTIHLKSRLGLWNLCLFKAQSHLGLSVSRQIYEDCIQQVPNSKSAPYIIGFADAETSGGEITRSREILEYGARLIPPAKNTSLWNYWETFELKHGDKETYKDMLKLKRKLDVEMRVDTEQVTTNDGNVQFVASTATTEKTKDILNTEEIELDI; encoded by the coding sequence ATGGTCTTACAAGATGACTACGATCTCGGTAAGGATAACCAGGAGTTCTGGAATATGAGTGAACTTATTGACAGGTATATCaaggatgaagaagatgttgCCTTTGAATACGAACTACAAGGAACACCCCAAAGTTTACTAACGTGGAAGCGTTATCTGGAACATTGGAAACAACAGGGGAGACCCTCAGAACATATTGAATGGTTATATGAAAGGTCCTGCTTACAGTTTAAAGATAATCAAGACGTTTGGGAGGAGTACCTAAAGTGGCTTCTCCAAAACTGGAAGGATACACACGAAACTACCGCAAGTGATTATTGGCGAATAGCTAATGTTTTTAAACGATGTATTAATGCTGCCAATGGGAAACCGTTTCTCAACGTAAGTTTActatttttggaatttgcAATGGAGCAACGTGATTTGAAGTTAATACTAGATACTTTTGATATGACGCTGAAGAATGTAAAGACAAATGACCAAGGCAAATTATGGAATCTCATTTTAAAGtttgttaatgaaaaattattatcgTTAACTTTTGCTGAAAGTTCCCTCGATGATCTAGATGATAACCAAAACGATCAACTATTTCTCATAATATATCAGGCGGTCTTTGTCTCATCAAATGTGACAAATGAGCTAAATGACGAGGCAAATATTTGGGCATCTCATCTCTTAGAGAGGTTTATTCAAGTATgcaatgaaaaatcaatCAATATGGTCTTGTCGTACTTCTATAGGACCCAAGATCATAAACGTATTAAGAGGGTATATGAAAAATATCTGATTAGTAAATCCAAGAAGTCTAGTTCTTGGCTTCCGAACCCGAAACTTCCTTACcaattgaatataaattatttgaatactCTTGAGGCACTTCATAGAGACAAAGAATATGAAGCATTTATGGGTGAAATGAGGAAGATATTTCCTGAAGAATCCACCAATTTGATCATAATCCTATGTAGCCACTACGTTAAGAGAGCTGAATTCCaaaagtttgaaaaatttattagtGAATCGttaacaacaacaatttctCTAAAAGATTTCACtacaattttcaatttccaaatcaatgTGGAACAAATCTTGATAGAAACTGTGgtaaatgaattgaaagataaCGAAGATTTAAAGGACGACgaaaaatggaataatttattaaatgagCATCTTAagatctttcaaaatttggtTGATACACGTAAATTGAAGACAAATGATCTGAAATTAAGACAAGATCCGAATAATGTCTCAACTTGGCAAGAACGAGTCTCGTTATTCAAATCTAATAAGCGAAAATGTGAGATTTTTACGGAGGCTATTCTAGCAATTGATCCTCTCAAAGTATCGGTACCTGGATCATTTGGGAACCTTTGGTGTGACTATGCCCAAATATATTGGGATGCAGGTAACTACGATGTAGCACGAGAAATCTACGATCGTGCCTTAAAAGTGCCATTTCCCTTTCTGGATGatttaacaaatatatGGACAGAATGGGTAGAGAAAGAGTTGGATTTAGAAGGAATTGAGAAACCAATACAATTATTAGAACATGCCCTAGAGGCTCCAGAACATCCTACGGTAGTgattgaaagatttaagAATGGGCACGGAAAAGTCCCAGCCCAAACAGTTGTGTTCAACTCATCAAAATTATGGAGCATATATATCGATCTTCTGGAGACGTTAGCATTATCTGAAGAGGGTGATGAAATGGCAGTTGCAAAAGTGATTAAAGCATATGAGCAAACAATCAAGCTGAAAGTGATAACACCACTACGCTTCATCAATTATTCCCATTTTCTGCAACATCATAATATGATTATGGAATCAtatcaaatatatgaaCGGGCAATTCCACTCTTTACAGCAGAAACACAGTATGAATTATGGAATATCTATTTAGCAGAAGTAGTGAACCCTTTGTCACCGTTATCAAAGGAGCACATTCGTGAATTATTCGAGCATGCAATTAGAACATTGTTGCCATTTGGTATTGATTGTAAATCGATTTTCATCTTGTACAgtgattttgaagagaaGCAAGGTTTACTAAAAAGGAGTGTGGATATTTTGTGGAAAGGAGCTCAAACGAATGGCCAAGGAACAATTCATTTAAAGAGTAGGCTTGGTCTTTGGAATTTATGTCTCTTTAAAGCACAGAGTCATTTAGGACTTTCTGTTTCGAGACAAATATATGAAGATTGTATCCAACAGGTCCCAAACTCCAAGTCAGCACCTTACATTATAGGTTTTGCAGATGCAGAGACTAGTGGTGGTGAGATTACACGTTCTAGggaaatattggaataCGGTGCAAGACTGATTCCACCAGCCAAGAACACATCATTGTGGAATTATTGGGAAACCTTCGAATTAAAGCATGGTGACAAAGAAACTTATAAGGATATGCTAAAACTTAAACGGAAATTGGATGTTGAAATGCGTGTAGATACCGAGCAAGTTACCACAAACGACGGAAACGTACAGTTTGTTGCCTCTACTGCCACCACAGAGAAGACGAAGgatattttgaatacaGAGGAGATCGAATTAGATATTTAA
- the RPL12B gene encoding 60S ribosomal protein uL11 (ancestral locus Anc_5.522), whose protein sequence is MPPKFDPTEVKYLYLRAVGGEVGASAALAPKIGPLGLSPKKVGEDIAKATKEFKGIKVTVQLKIQNRQATASVVPSASSLVITALKEPPRDRKKDKNIKHSGNLQLDDIIEIARQMQEKSFGKNLASVTKEILGTAQSIGCRVDFKNPHDIIEGINAGEIEIPEN, encoded by the coding sequence ATGCCTCCAAAGTTTGATCCAACTGAAGTTAAGTACTTGTACTTGAGAGCTGTCGGTGGTGAAGTCGGTGCTTCCGCTGCCTTAGCTCCAAAGATTGGTCCTTTGGGTTTGTCCCCAAAGAAGGTCGGTGAAGATATCGCCAAGGCCACCAAGGAATTCAAGGGTATCAAGGTTACTGTTCAATTGAAGATCCAAAACAGACAAGCTACCGCTTCTGTTGTCCCATCTGCCTCCTCTTTGGTTATTACCGCTTTGAAGGAACCACCAAGAGACAGAAAGAAGGATAAGAACATCAAGCACAGTGGTAACTTACAATTGGATGACATCATTGAAATTGCCAGACAAATGCAAGAAAAATCTTTCGGTAAGAACTTGGCTTCTGTTACCAAGGAAATCTTGGGTACTGCTCAATCTATCGGTTGTCGTGTTGATTTCAAGAACCCTCACGATATTATCGAAGGTATTAACGCtggtgaaattgaaattccagAAAACTAA
- the RAD30 gene encoding DNA-directed DNA polymerase eta (ancestral locus Anc_5.523), with protein MSKFSWNDLIQLNSPATAYLSPLSCLAHIDVNAFFAQVEQIRCGYTKDDPVVCVQWNSIIAVSYAARKYGISRMDTIQSAMKKCENLIPIHTALFRKGESWWTYYDGCGSWMKDPEKQLPPNKFKVALDPYRRESRKILKIFKEHCDLVEKASVDEVFLDLGRLCFQDLMFGENEEFESCDQLKMLRKMFIEGDYDLKSRLPVVPDDLKKLEFVGNVFNSENRCLIEDWDDIIFLLASRRTQAVRDVIFKNLGYTTSCGISRTKNVCKLGSNFKKPNAQTTIKNNCLEDFLDSGKFEITSFWTMGGKLGQDISEILNVPSEGSLKYIRESWPNSAVDLEHFIEQKVKELEKNGSTTRIDMSKVDELSTKIYKLARGIYCVPLNPRPVVKSMMSNKNMRKDGCTSLIDCIDWLEVFSAELIARITELEQEYNKIIIPRTISIFVKTHLDDVARKSTQLIHRDSKINSQQLLKMGTQLITELDAKFARGNSAKFYPLLNMNMIISNFEIIDQKKTVIDMFGQQAQIFQKNTANKEPELTVQGTDDADTNAARTFNCHLCSLEFDSEREFQEHLDFHVASKLSESLNGFNGDSKNLSEGEKRLLFPTKRKTASQGLTAGKNKKKKTNSKVGNILSFFGK; from the coding sequence ATGTCCAAATTTTCATGGAATGACCTGATCCAATTAAACTCGCCCGCTACAGCGTACCTATCACCCTTATCGTGCCTAGCACACATTGATGTTAATGCTTTTTTTGCCCAGGTTGAACAAATTAGATGTGGGTATACAAAAGACGATCCAGTTGTATGCGTTCAATGGAATTCTATCATTGCGGTTTCTTATGCTGCTAGAAAATATGGGATCTCACGAATGGATACCATACAGAGTGCAATGAAAAAATGTGAAAACCTTATTCCTATCCACACTGCTCTTTTTAGGAAGGGTGAATCATGGTGGACATACTACGATGGATGTGGATCATGGATGAAAGATCCAGAAAAACAGTTACCaccaaataaatttaaagtGGCATTGGATCCCTATAGAAGAGAGAGCAGAAAgattttaaagatattcAAAGAGCATTGTGATTTAGTGGAAAAAGCAAGTGTCGATGAAGTTTTCCTAGATCTGGGTCGTTTGTGCTTCCAAGATCTGATGTTTGGtgagaatgaagaatttgagaGTTGTGatcaattaaaaatgtTACGTAAAATGTTCATTGAAGGAGATTACGATTTAAAATCTAGGTTACCAGTTGTACCCGATGACCTAAAAAAACTTGAATTTGTTGGAAATGTCTTCAACTCAGAAAATAGATGCCTTATTGAGGATTGGGATGATATAATCTTTTTACTCGCATCAAGAAGAACCCAAGCGGTTAGAGACGTCATCTTCAAGAATCTTGGGTACACAACCTCTTGCGGGATATCACGTACTAAAAATGTATGCAAATTGGGATCCAACTTCAAGAAGCCCAACGCTCAAACAACAATCAAGAACAATTGTTTAGAAGACTTTCTTGATAGCGGTAAATTTGAGATCACCAGTTTTTGGACGATGGGCGGTAAATTGGGTCAAGATATAAGTGAAATATTGAACGTACCTTCTGAGGGTAGTCTCAAATACATAAGAGAAAGTTGGCCAAATTCGGCTGTCGATTTAGAGCATTTTATTGAACAAAAAGTGAAAGAACTTGAGAAAAATGGATCAACTACTAGGATCGATATGTCTAAAGTTGATGAGTTGAGCACAAAGATATATAAATTGGCTAGAGGAATTTACTGTGTACCATTGAATCCACGCCCCGTGGTGAAATCGATGATGTCAAATAAAAACATGAGAAAAGATGGATGCACCAGCTTAATCGATTGCATAGATTGGCTAGAGGTATTTAGCGCCGAATTGATTGCCCGAATAACTGAATTAGAgcaagaatataataaaataattattcCGCGAACAATAAGTATATTTGTTAAAACGCATCTAGATGATGTTGCTCGAAAATCAACTCAATTGATTCACAGAGATTCCAAAATTAACAGCCAACAATTACTGAAAATGGGAACTCAGCTCATCACAGAGTTGGATGCCAAATTTGCAAGAGGTAATTCAGCGAAGTTTTATCCATTGCTCAATATGAATATGATAATCAGtaactttgaaattattgacCAGAAGAAGACGGTGATTGACATGTTCGGACAGCAAGcacaaatatttcaaaaaaatacaGCTAATAAAGAGCCTGAACTGACAGTACAAGGCACAGACGATGCCGACACAAATGCTGCTAGGACTTTCAATTGCCATTTATGTTCGTTAGAATTTGACTCAGAAAGAGAGTTTCAAGAACATCTCGATTTCCACGTTGCTTCAAAGCTATCAGAAAGTTTGAATGGCTTCAATGGagattcaaagaatttatcaGAAGGAGAAAAGCGATTGTTGTTTCCAACCAAAAGGAAAACGGCATCACAAGGCTTAACAGCTGGgaagaataagaaaaaaaagacGAATTCAAAGGTGGGTAATATACTATcattttttggaaaataa
- the MSL1 gene encoding U2 snRNP complex subunit MSL1 (ancestral locus Anc_7.165): MSEPPRKKARLSKRTNKRKEKVEEPIDPKNTLYVNNLDEKINTKRLRTNLFLLFSIYGEVLKVAISAKKQRGQAFITMRTVDEANLALISLNNEPFFDKPLHIQFSKTNSYII; this comes from the coding sequence ATGTCAGAGCCTCCAAGGAAAAAAGCAAGACTCTCTAAGAGAACAAATAAACGCAAGGAGAAAGTTGAAGAACCAATAGACCCAAAGAATACGTTATACGTGAATAATCTAGACGAGAAGATCAACACCAAACGTCTTAGAACCAATTTGTTTTTGCTATTCTCCATATATGGAGAAGTATTAAAAGTGGCTATCTCGGCGAAGAAGCAAAGGGGACAAGCATTCATAACGATGAGAACAGTAGATGAAGCCAATCTAGCCTTAATTTCACTAAATAATGAGCCATTCTTTGATAAACCACTTCACATTCAGTTTAGCAAAACAAATTCttatatcatttga
- the PTK2 gene encoding protein kinase PTK2 (ancestral locus Anc_1.507), whose protein sequence is MTSGSKGDKLPSRSPSMTALKMLGKKLMGSSSHVDNAHILDTAGSNTITPSRRAPAGRNRSPSLYRKNHLGVREHHGAIAVESVESSSQINDLIAHSHNPFLPAATNTIDQQRAPLHPERERTVHTHHAQTPKRSQSFISHNWPEEKNIVYNPYGLNDIGRADTAFIDTTNKKDDLSFYLHDGDAKIRMLPLPIKDPNEYLPENMKQFSVHLADNFIFDPDNQTIGSGGSCEVRKVRSVYRQKEIYALKKLNMIYEETPEKFYKRCSKEFIIAKTLSHNIHITSTFFLLKVPTTTYTTRGWGFVMELGVFDLFQLIERSGWRNVPLPEKYCIFKQIAEAVKFCHDNGIAHRDLKPENVLLSRTGVCKLTDFGISDWYHTDPNDFSSPIKVTEGMIGSPPYTPPEVMYWDAKKHYPERLQKPYNPLKMDTYALGIILFTLVNNIIPFIDSCNTDPRFRDYENSYSNFINHKNPHFREKGCHKPGPGSEYKLAKGFKSTDASRVAWRLADPNPETRYTMEELFEDPWFMALETCVDPCETNIVKEPQLKRSTTNDGGFYLNEADGSKDDFDEQTIISQEQPHPTQPPLYIKKARSMLEIAESPNIPNDKTKKTSLPKLPNVEKTLSTLNENESEQEETVDSILDKPTPTDSLLDSPITTPVLNNDTKPKPIELPTKEMSKLGISRNGSINSNIRMVREIPSSSSLSGSSSLRSVELTNGATGKKRPIHHHLDVQSTISHAPSMRSLASR, encoded by the coding sequence ATGACAAGCGGATCTAAAGGTGATAAGTTGCCTTCCAGAAGTCCCTCAATGACGGCCCTAAAAATGCTTGGTAAAAAACTAATGGGCTCTTCTTCTCATGTAGATAATGCTCATATCCTCGATACCGCAGGGAGTAACACGATAACACCATCAAGAAGAGCACCAGCAGGTCGAAACAGATCTCCATCATTATACAGAAAGAATCATTTAGGTGTTAGAGAACATCATGGTGCCATTGCTGTGGAATCAGTCGAATCTTCTTCTCAGattaatgatttgattgCTCATAGTCATAACCCTTTCTTGCCGGCAGCAACGAATACGATAGATCAACAACGTGCCCCATTGCACCctgaaagagaaagaacaGTTCATACTCATCATGCACAAACTCCAAAGAGGTCTCAAAGCTTTATTTCTCATAACTGGCCTGAGGAAAAGAATATCGTGTATAATCCGTATGGGTTGAATGATATTGGGAGAGCTGACACCGCGTTCATTGATACTACAAATAAAAAGGATGATTTAAGTTTTTATTTGCATGATGGTGATGCTAAGATTAGAATGCTACCATTGCCCATTAAGGACCCCAATGAATATTTACCTGAAAATATGAAACAATTTAGTGTTCATCTGGCggataatttcatttttgatCCTGATAATCAAACCATCGGTTCTGGTGGTTCATGTGAAGTGAGAAAAGTTAGATCAGTTTATAGACAAAAGGAAATTTATGCCTTAAAAAAGTTGAATATGATTTATGAGGAAACACCCGAGAAATTTTATAAGAGATGTTctaaagaatttatcattgCGAAGACTTTAAGTCATAATATACATATCACATCCACtttcttccttttgaaAGTACCCACAACAACCTACACCACTCGTGGGTGGGGGTTTGTAATGGAATTAGGTGTGTTTGActtgtttcaattgattgaaagAAGTGGATGGAGAAATGTTCCATTACCTGAAAAATACTGTATATTTAAACAGATTGCAGAAGCCGTTAAATTTTGTCATGATAATGGGATTGCACATAGAGATTTGAAACCAGAAAATGTTCTACTTTCTAGAACCGGTGTTTGTAAATTGACAGATTTTGGTATCTCAGACTGGTATCATACGGACCCTAATGATTTCAGTAGTCCAATAAAGGTTACTGAAGGTATGATTGGTTCACCACCATACACACCACCAGAAGTAATGTATTGGGATGCAAAGAAGCATTATCCAGAACGTTTACAAAAGCCATATAATCCATTAAAGATGGATACTTATGCATTAGGGATCATACTTTTCACATTAGTAAATAACATCATCCCATTCATTGATTCATGCAATACTGACCCAAGATTTAGAGATTACGAAAATTcatattccaattttatCAATCATAAGAACCCACATTTTAGAGAAAAGGGATGTCACAAGCCTGGTCCAGGTAGTGAATATAAACTAGCCAAGGGTTTCAAGAGCACAGATGCATCTCGTGTGGCGTGGAGATTAGCTGATCCAAATCCTGAAACAAGATACACAATGGAAGAGTTATTTGAAGATCCATGGTTTATGGCACTTGAAACTTGTGTCGACCCCTGTGAAACAAATATTGTCAAAGAACCTCAATTGAAAAGGTCCACAACTAATGATGGTGGCTTCTATTTGAATGAAGCCGATGGATCCAAAGACGATTTTGATGAACAAACTATAATCTCTCAAGAACAACCACATCCAACTCAGCCACCTCTTTACATCAAGAAGGCAAGATCAATGTTAGAAATTGCAGAATCtccaaatattccaaatgatAAAACTAAAAAGACTTCCCTACCTAAGTTACCTAACGTTGAAAAAACGTTATCTACtctaaatgaaaatgagtctgaacaagaagagaCCGTGGATTCAATATTAGATAAACCAACACCAACCGATTCTCTACTTGATTCACCAATTACAACTCCGGTTCTGAATAATGATACTAAACCAAAACCAATTGAACTCCCAACAAAGGAAATGTCAAAGCTAGGAATTTCAAGAAACGGTAGCATTAATAGTAACATTAGGATGGTACGTGAAATTCCATCATCAAGTTCTCTATCCGGCTCGTCTTCACTTAGAAGCGTTGAACTAACCAATGGGGCCACCGGTAAGAAGAGACccattcatcatcatctggATGTACAATCCACAATTAGTCATGCTCCATCGATGAGATCATTGGCTTCAAGATAA
- the CBF1 gene encoding Cbf1p (ancestral locus Anc_1.508) has translation MINSEKPDHEKELFVPVENPGKKRRLQGPNEGNIDSQLLNENNNQHLDAKENGADDYEHNHNTTNTALANAAYNELLNHHDDHNTIMNSKRTNSGEHEEDSTNMNNLLEVNQQIMEHAEAIRTMQEDIQRHQSIVDHDSESKKEKSVHSPTGRQQRFESSAMVEKEVDGSDVYLESDKGLGCKGRKPNSDISTEQRKESHKEVERRRRQNINTAIDTLAALLPMRESSKAAILMRSAEYIENLKETEKTNIEKFTLQKLLGEQTAARLTSENEKLQEELGNAYKEIESLKRKLKEYE, from the coding sequence ATGATCAATAGTGAAAAGCCAGACCACGAAAAGGAACTATTTGTACCTGTGGAAAATCCAGGAAAGAAACGCAGATTACAAGGCCCTAACGAGGGTAATATTGATTCTCAACtattaaatgaaaacaatAACCAACATCTCGACGCCAAGGAAAATGGTGCTGATGATTACGAACATAACCACAATACAACAAACACCGCATTAGCAAATGCAGCTTAcaatgaattattaaatcatcaCGATGATCACAACACCATAATGAATTCCAAGAGAACAAACTCTGGGGAGCATGAGGAAGATTCAACTAACATGAACAATTTACTGGAGGTAAACCAGCAAATAATGGAGCATGCTGAAGCAATCAGAACTATGCAGGAGGACATTCAAAGACATCAATCGATTGTCGACCATGACTCTGAGTcaaaaaaggaaaaatcCGTACACAGCCCTACTGGCAGACAACAAAGATTTGAGTCCTCTGCAATGGTTGAAAAGGAAGTTGACGGCTCAGACGTTTATTTGGAGTCAGACAAGGGATTAGGTTGTAAGGGTCGTAAACCGAATTCAGATATCTCTACAGAACAACGCAAGGAGTCGCACAAAGAAGTGGAAAGACGTCGTCGTCAGAACATCAATACTGCAATTGATACACTGGCTGCACTCTTACCAATGAGAGAATCAAGCAAGGCGGCCATTTTGATGCGATCCGCTGAATACATTGAGAATCTGAAGGAAACTGAAAAGAcgaatattgaaaaatttactCTACAAAAACTTTTAGGAGAGCAAACGGCTGCTCGACTAACTAGTGAAAACGAAAAATTGCAAGAAGAATTGGGAAATGCCTATAAGGAAATAGAATCTTTAAAACGTAAACTGAAAGAGTACGAGTGA